In one window of Dyella thiooxydans DNA:
- a CDS encoding SPOR domain-containing protein, with the protein MAARKGKGRQAVRHKKGGIPGWAILAVGILGGALLMVMLMRKSLLPMAPTGPQPNPQATAQRGSDPGAVAPGSAATTPKKPQYDFYSLLSEKEVRIPDSVISAQARAEQQKQQQAREAAAAQIAAQQQANVPPPPPGVTRENVTAAPAAAVQAPAAGSGYLLQVGAFPNAADAESLKARLALQGFVANVQSVNVGGQVFHRVRLGPFRSATELESAKQRLANAGINAIALKEGH; encoded by the coding sequence ATGGCAGCACGCAAGGGCAAGGGCCGGCAGGCCGTCCGCCACAAGAAGGGCGGCATCCCGGGTTGGGCGATCCTCGCCGTGGGCATCCTCGGCGGCGCCCTGCTGATGGTGATGCTGATGCGCAAGTCGCTGCTGCCGATGGCGCCGACCGGGCCGCAGCCCAACCCGCAGGCCACCGCCCAGCGCGGCAGCGACCCGGGCGCGGTGGCGCCGGGCAGCGCCGCCACGACGCCGAAGAAGCCGCAGTACGATTTCTATTCGCTGCTGTCGGAGAAGGAAGTGCGCATCCCCGACTCGGTGATCAGCGCCCAGGCGCGCGCCGAGCAGCAGAAGCAGCAGCAGGCGCGCGAGGCCGCGGCCGCCCAGATCGCTGCCCAGCAACAGGCCAACGTGCCCCCGCCGCCGCCCGGCGTGACGCGCGAAAACGTCACCGCCGCACCGGCCGCCGCCGTCCAGGCACCGGCCGCCGGCAGCGGCTACCTGTTGCAGGTCGGCGCGTTCCCGAATGCCGCCGACGCGGAAAGCCTGAAGGCACGCCTGGCGCTGCAGGGCTTCGTTGCCAACGTGCAGTCGGTCAACGTGGGCGGCCAGGTGTTCCATCGCGTGCGGCTGGGGCCATTCCGGTCGGCCACCGAGCTGGAATCGGCCAAGCAGCGGCTGGCGAACGCCGGCATCAACGCGATCGCCCTGAAGGAAGGCCACTGA
- the argS gene encoding arginine--tRNA ligase produces the protein MKDQLRALLLQALDGLRTDSILPADLVIPHFVIERARSREHGDFATNLAMLLAKPARARPRELAEKLVAAMPANALVSKVEIAGPGFINFFLAAEAYHAEVRRTFAEGDAYGRNTSGGGKVAGVEYVSANPTGPLHVGHGRAAAIGDCISRLLDATGWDVKREFYYNDAGVQIANLAISTQARARGLAPDDAGWPEDGYRGDYIADVAKAYLAGDSVTADGHTVVGAKDPDNLDAIRQFAVAYLRHEQDLDLKAFGVAFDVYFLESSLYADGKVDETVRELIAHGHTYEEGGALWLRSTDFGDDKDRVMRKSDGTYTYFVPDVAYHRSKWQRGYERAITELGSDHHGSLARVKAGLQALDVGIPKNWPEYVLHQMVTVMKGGEEVKISKRAGSYVTLRDLIDEVGRDATRYFLIARKGDSQLVFDIDLARSQTNDNPVYYIQYAHARVCSVLRQAAEKGLTVDLDAGLARLARLDSEHEQVLLIELSKYPEMVEAAAEHLEPHLIAGWLRELANAFHAYYNAHQFLVEDAELRNARLALSVATRQVLKNGLDLLGLSAPESM, from the coding sequence GTGAAAGATCAGCTGCGCGCCCTGTTGCTGCAGGCCCTCGACGGCCTGCGCACCGACTCCATCCTCCCCGCCGATCTCGTGATTCCGCACTTCGTGATCGAGCGTGCGCGCAGCCGCGAGCACGGCGATTTCGCCACCAACCTGGCGATGCTGCTGGCCAAGCCGGCCCGCGCCAGGCCGCGTGAGCTGGCCGAGAAGCTGGTCGCCGCGATGCCGGCCAATGCGCTGGTGTCTAAGGTGGAGATCGCCGGGCCGGGCTTCATCAACTTCTTCCTGGCCGCCGAGGCTTACCACGCCGAAGTGCGGCGCACCTTCGCCGAAGGCGACGCTTACGGGCGCAACACCAGCGGTGGCGGCAAGGTGGCGGGCGTGGAATACGTGTCGGCCAATCCGACCGGTCCGCTGCACGTCGGCCATGGCCGCGCCGCGGCGATCGGCGACTGCATCAGCCGCCTGCTCGATGCCACCGGCTGGGACGTCAAGCGCGAGTTCTACTACAACGATGCGGGCGTGCAGATCGCCAACCTGGCGATCTCCACCCAGGCGCGTGCGCGCGGTCTCGCCCCCGACGATGCCGGCTGGCCGGAGGATGGCTACCGCGGCGACTACATCGCCGACGTGGCGAAGGCCTACCTGGCCGGCGACAGCGTCACCGCCGACGGCCACACGGTGGTCGGCGCGAAGGATCCGGACAACCTGGACGCGATCCGCCAGTTCGCCGTGGCCTACCTGCGCCACGAGCAGGACCTGGACCTGAAGGCCTTCGGCGTCGCCTTCGACGTGTATTTCCTGGAGTCCTCGCTGTACGCCGACGGCAAGGTGGACGAGACCGTGCGCGAGCTCATCGCCCACGGCCACACCTACGAGGAAGGCGGCGCGCTGTGGCTGCGCTCGACCGACTTCGGCGACGACAAGGACCGCGTGATGCGCAAGTCCGACGGCACCTACACCTACTTCGTGCCGGACGTCGCCTACCACCGCTCCAAGTGGCAGCGCGGCTACGAGCGTGCGATCACCGAGCTGGGCTCGGACCACCATGGCTCGCTGGCCCGGGTGAAGGCCGGCCTGCAGGCGCTGGACGTGGGCATTCCGAAGAACTGGCCCGAGTACGTGCTGCACCAGATGGTCACCGTGATGAAGGGCGGCGAGGAGGTGAAGATCTCCAAGCGCGCCGGCAGCTACGTGACCCTGCGCGACCTGATCGACGAGGTCGGCCGCGACGCCACGCGCTACTTCCTGATCGCGCGCAAGGGCGACTCGCAGCTGGTGTTCGACATCGATCTGGCCCGCTCGCAGACCAACGACAACCCGGTCTACTACATCCAGTACGCCCACGCCCGCGTGTGCAGTGTGCTGCGCCAGGCTGCGGAGAAAGGCCTCACAGTGGACCTTGACGCCGGACTGGCACGCCTGGCGCGGCTGGACAGCGAGCACGAGCAGGTGCTGCTGATCGAGCTGTCGAAGTACCCGGAGATGGTCGAGGCCGCGGCCGAGCATCTCGAACCGCACCTGATCGCCGGCTGGCTGCGCGAGCTGGCCAACGCGTTCCACGCCTACTACAACGCGCACCAGTTCCTGGTCGAGGATGCCGAGCTGCGCAACGCCCGTCTGGCGTTGTCGGTCGCCACCCGCCAGGTGCTCAAGAACGGTCTGGACCTGTTGGGCCTGAGCGCCCCGGAGAGCATGTAA
- a CDS encoding acetoacetate decarboxylase encodes MKQADVRANAFAMPLTSPAFPPGPYRFVNREFLVVTYRTDLDALRAVVPEPLEVTEPLVKYEFIRMPDSTGFGDYTESGQVIPVRFEGVHGGYVHSMYLNDHPPIAGGRELWGFPKKLASPELEVETDTLVGTLDYGKVRVAKATMGYKHRAADHAAVMAALQAPNFLLKIIPHVDGTPRICELVRYFTTDITLKGAWSGPASLELHPHALAPVADLPVLKVESALHFVCDLTLALGEVVHDYLAEPVA; translated from the coding sequence ATGAAGCAGGCCGATGTCCGGGCGAACGCGTTCGCCATGCCACTGACCAGTCCGGCGTTCCCGCCGGGACCCTACCGTTTCGTCAATCGCGAGTTCCTCGTCGTCACCTACCGCACCGATCTCGATGCGCTGCGCGCGGTGGTGCCCGAGCCGCTCGAAGTGACCGAGCCGCTGGTGAAGTACGAGTTCATCCGCATGCCCGACTCCACCGGGTTCGGCGACTACACCGAGAGCGGGCAGGTGATCCCGGTGCGTTTCGAGGGCGTGCACGGCGGCTACGTGCACTCGATGTACCTCAACGACCATCCGCCGATCGCAGGCGGTCGCGAGCTGTGGGGCTTTCCGAAGAAGCTGGCCTCGCCCGAGCTGGAGGTGGAGACCGACACCCTGGTCGGCACGCTGGACTACGGCAAGGTGCGCGTGGCCAAGGCGACCATGGGCTACAAGCACCGCGCGGCCGACCACGCCGCCGTGATGGCGGCGCTGCAGGCGCCGAATTTCCTGCTCAAGATCATTCCGCACGTCGACGGCACGCCGCGCATCTGCGAGCTGGTGCGCTACTTCACCACCGACATCACGCTGAAGGGCGCCTGGAGCGGACCGGCCTCACTGGAGCTGCACCCGCATGCGCTGGCACCGGTGGCCGACCTGCCGGTGCTGAAGGTCGAATCGGCGCTGCACTTCGTCTGCGACCTGACCCTGGCCCTGGGCGAAGTGGTGCACGACTACCTGGCCGAACCGGTGGCCTGA
- a CDS encoding patatin-like phospholipase family protein, giving the protein MSKPVSKLRAGKASVASRKSATAPREYPTVALVLQGGGALGAYQAGVYEGLHASGRLPNWVAGISIGALNAAVIAGNAPEHRVAKLREFWKTICKPPFLPAPLAAPEFDDLPWPLPLQHGLSGMAAMRALLEGQAGFFLPRMPIPPLAPWRRGPHLASWYDTGPLRSTLERLVDFDRINDPRTIRVSVGAVNVRNGNFEYFDSTRQTLRAEHFMASGALPPGFPAVEIDGEYYWDGGMVSNTPLYKVLRDRPAHDALIFQVDLWSAMGELPHDLPQVASRSKDIQFSSRTRLVTEYMAREHEHQRLLHDLMALVPEPLRDDPAYLRAQARSSGALTNLVHLIYRDKPYEGHYKDYEFSANSMRRHWRAGLEDMRHTLAQPHWLDYPDAQHPFVTHDVHRL; this is encoded by the coding sequence ATGAGCAAACCCGTCTCCAAGTTGCGCGCGGGCAAGGCGTCGGTCGCCTCGCGCAAGTCCGCCACCGCACCGCGCGAATACCCCACCGTCGCCCTGGTCCTGCAGGGCGGCGGCGCCCTCGGTGCCTACCAGGCCGGTGTCTACGAGGGCCTGCACGCCAGCGGTCGCCTGCCGAACTGGGTGGCAGGCATCTCCATTGGCGCGTTGAACGCGGCGGTGATCGCCGGCAACGCGCCGGAGCACCGCGTGGCGAAGCTGCGCGAGTTCTGGAAGACCATCTGCAAGCCGCCGTTCCTGCCGGCGCCGCTGGCGGCACCGGAGTTCGACGACCTGCCGTGGCCGTTGCCGCTGCAGCACGGCCTCAGCGGCATGGCGGCGATGCGCGCGCTGCTGGAAGGTCAGGCGGGTTTCTTCCTGCCGCGCATGCCGATCCCGCCGCTGGCGCCGTGGCGACGCGGACCGCACCTGGCCAGCTGGTACGACACCGGACCGCTGCGCAGCACGCTGGAGCGACTGGTCGATTTCGACCGGATCAACGACCCGCGCACGATCCGCGTCTCGGTCGGCGCGGTGAACGTGCGCAACGGCAACTTCGAATATTTCGACAGCACCCGGCAGACCCTGCGCGCCGAGCACTTCATGGCCTCCGGCGCCCTGCCGCCGGGCTTCCCGGCGGTGGAGATCGACGGCGAGTACTACTGGGACGGCGGCATGGTCTCCAACACGCCGCTGTACAAGGTGCTGCGCGACCGCCCGGCCCACGATGCGCTGATCTTCCAGGTCGATCTGTGGAGTGCGATGGGCGAGCTGCCGCACGACCTGCCGCAGGTCGCCTCGCGCAGCAAGGACATCCAGTTCTCCAGCCGCACCCGCCTGGTCACCGAGTACATGGCGCGCGAGCACGAGCACCAGCGCCTGCTGCACGACCTGATGGCGCTGGTGCCGGAGCCCCTTCGCGACGATCCGGCCTACCTGCGGGCGCAGGCGCGCTCGTCCGGTGCGCTGACCAACCTGGTGCACCTGATCTACCGCGACAAGCCGTACGAAGGGCACTACAAGGACTACGAGTTCAGCGCCAACAGCATGCGTCGCCACTGGCGTGCCGGACTGGAGGACATGCGCCACACGCTGGCACAGCCGCACTGGCTGGATTACCCCGATGCCCAGCATCCGTTCGTGACCCACGACGTGCATCGACTGTAG
- a CDS encoding SDR family NAD(P)-dependent oxidoreductase — translation MNTKTALITGATSGFGAAAVDRFVAGGWRVVATGRRADRLQKLVDKHGADRVHPLAFDMRDEAAMRAAIAGLPAEFAGIDLLVNNAGLALGTVPAQQADLAQWKQMIDTNITALVTITHLLLPTLIERRGAIVNISSIAGSYPYKGGNVYGGSKAFVSQFTQNLRTDLHGTGVRVSSVEPGMAETEFTLVRTGGDQEASDKLYAGVDPITAQDIAESIWWIATLPPHLNINRLEVMPVNQSAAGLQVHRNA, via the coding sequence ATGAATACCAAGACCGCCCTGATCACCGGCGCTACCTCCGGCTTTGGCGCCGCCGCCGTGGACCGCTTCGTCGCCGGCGGCTGGCGCGTGGTCGCCACCGGCCGTCGCGCCGACCGCCTGCAGAAGCTGGTCGACAAGCACGGCGCCGACCGCGTGCACCCACTGGCCTTCGACATGCGCGACGAAGCCGCGATGCGCGCGGCGATCGCCGGCCTGCCGGCCGAATTCGCCGGCATCGACCTGCTGGTCAACAACGCCGGCCTGGCACTGGGCACGGTGCCCGCGCAGCAGGCGGACCTAGCACAGTGGAAGCAGATGATCGACACCAATATCACCGCGCTGGTCACGATCACCCACCTGCTGCTGCCCACGCTGATCGAGCGCCGCGGCGCGATCGTCAACATCAGCTCGATCGCCGGCAGCTACCCGTACAAGGGCGGCAACGTCTACGGCGGCAGCAAGGCCTTCGTCAGCCAGTTCACGCAGAACCTGCGCACCGACCTGCACGGCACCGGGGTACGGGTGAGTTCGGTCGAACCGGGCATGGCCGAGACCGAGTTCACCCTGGTGCGCACCGGCGGAGACCAGGAAGCCTCGGACAAGCTCTACGCCGGGGTCGATCCGATCACCGCGCAAGACATCGCCGAGTCGATCTGGTGGATCGCCACCCTGCCGCCGCACCTCAACATCAACCGGCTGGAAGTGATGCCGGTCAACCAGTCGGCCGCAGGCCTGCAGGTGCATCGCAACGCCTGA